Sequence from the Deltaproteobacteria bacterium genome:
GGAGTCGTCTGCGCTGGCCAGATCATAAGCCTTCTGATCTTCGCCGTGCTTGAGGTGCCTGGCCACGGTTTCAATCAATCCATAGCCCCGTATCTTGACCCGGCTCAGGCGTATGAGTCGTTCAAGAAAGATGGCAAGCGCTATCACAGAACAAAACAAAATGGGCGCCACGAGGACGCCCCCCTTTGCAAGAAAATCGAACATTTTTTCCTCCGAAAATTAAAGTTAGCCGGTTATGCCGGTTGGGCCCGTTGAGTCGGCTTAGCCTGGTCATCAGTCATTGGCCGCTGCTTATTCCTTTGATAGAGCTTTCAGCCTTCAGCGCTCAGGATTCAGGAAAATGGGTCCGACCTATTCCTATTAACTGTTCACTGTTCACCGATCACTCTTTCCCGCTTTCTCGCCTGCCATTTCCTCTATATCCGGCTCACCGTCAAAGTTCAGGTCCTTTGACCGCTTAAGCAGGGCCTCTGCCTTGTCGTATTCTTCCCAGAGGTCGGGCTTGCCGTCGCCGTTTGTATCTTCCTCCACGCTCCTAAGGCTTCCCTTGTAATAGCAATACCAGGTATCGATCTTGCCGTCCGTGTTGTTGTCTTTTTCCGCCCGGATCGCCTCTTCTGCGTCATTATAGAACCATGTGATGGTAAAACAACCGGCCCCCTCTTCGTCCTCTTCGCTCTTCGTGAGTTTTCCCTGTGTGCTGTAATGTTCTCTCAGGTCAAGTTTGCCGTCTGCGTTTTCGTCAATTTCTTTCAACCTCAAGATGTCCTCTTTGTAGCAATAACGCCCTTCCGGCCTCCCGTCTTGATCCGTATCCAGTTCCATGACCATGGACCACGGAGCCTGGTTAAACAACTGGGTAATCTCAAAACAACCGTCGCCGTCTTGGTCCCGGATGAGCCGCTGTTTGGTCCCCTTATTATAATAGACCTTGAGATCCACCTTCCCGTTTGCGTCATCGTCTCTTTCCGCCCGCAGCAGTTCACCGTTTCGGTAGTACTCCCAGGCATCGGTCTTGCCGTTGAAATCCGTGTCGCTTTCGATCCGTTCCTTTTCTCCCCCGGCATTGAAAAAAATCCTCACGTCCGCCTTTCCGTCTCTGTTGCTGTCCTGGATTTGCAGTGAAATTTTTCCTTCTTTGTAAAGCGTCACGGTCTCGTTATACCCATCTCCCTCGCCATCATGGATGACCTTTACGGGTACGCCGTCACGGCAAATCCTGATTCGATCAATACGCCCCGTGTGCCTGGTGTCCTCCTCCATTTTTTCTGCATACCCATTGTCATCAAAATGGATGAACACGTCTTTCTTTCCGTCGAAGTTGGTGTCCTTTTCCTGATAGGATAGGATGCCGTCCTTAAAACGGGTCAAGATATCGAAACGACCGTCGCTGTTCGCGTCCTTGTCCTGCTTAACCGGTTTCCCATCTTCAAACAGGGTGATGATCTCAAAGGCGCCGTTTTGGTCCAGGTCCTTACTTTGTTTGTAAATTTCTCCCTTGCGATAAAGACGCACGACCTCCATGTTGCCGTCTCCGTCCAGATCGTGGCGGCTCTCCTTGGGAAGACCGTCTTCGTCGTAAAAGGTGATCCTTTCGATCTTTCCGTTCCCGTCGTCATCAGTGCTTCTTTCAACAGGTTTGTCATCCCGAAAGATCTGCCGGACATTCACCTTGCCATCCCCGTCTGTATCCTTGGTGGAACGGAACAGTTTTCCGTCCTTTAAATAGTAAACCGAATCCAGTTTGCCGTCTGCCGTAGTGTCCCTTTGCATCTTCAAAGGACGCTCCTCAGAATCAAACTCAATGATTTGATCGAGAAGGCCGGTCTCAGTCGAGACCCGTTTGTGTTGTATCCTTTTTCCGTCTCGGAAATAATCCCACGCGTCCACCTTCCGGTCATCATTGGTGTCTCTTTCGACCCTTAAAACATGCTCACCCACATAATACTGGAACCGGTCCATGATCTCATCGGCATTGCTGTCGATCTCCAGCCTAATGAGTTTGCCCTTCTTGTCAAAGTGGGTTATTTGGTCAATCTTTCCGTCCTCATCGGTATCGCGCTCGACAATGTCCTCCTTGGCCAACGCCCATGGAGGCAGTGCCGGGACGACACAGGTGATCACAATCAGACAACAGATAAAGCAGATCATAGGAAATCCCCGACAACCACAAAAAAAGCCGGGTAGACATCACAGGCTTCTTGCCCGTCAGCCTTCCTGGCTTTCTGTTTCTGCTCTAAAAATTAGGTTGTGTGGAAACTAAGCTCTTTTATGAAAAGCGCACCTTCTGGATGCATTTATACTATAAAGCATGACAAATAGAAAAAGTGGTGTCAACCACTTAATGCTGCTCCATTTCTCCTGCTGCGGCTTGACATTTGCAAGCACGTTAATCAATTTTTAGTGAGCAAACATCATGCCAAGGAAGACAATTTTGACGATTCCTTTTATTGTCAAGTGGTTATACCTTGCTCCGCGAAAAACCGGTCCGCAAGAAGTGGTATTCCCGGTTATATATTGTGAAAAGAAATGCCCACTTTGAGTGTTTTCTGTGACATACATGCAACAGATAGGCTGCCAAGGCGACAGGCGCTTTTTTTCTGAGTCTGCACGATATTGACAGCCGCGTGCTATGGCTGCTAAGTTTATATTGATCACAAAAACCGGATCTTGTGGCCACCAGGGCAGTGTGGCCGCCTGAGTCCCGGTTGTGAAAGGCTCTGGCCGTGAAAGATCTAAAAAAACTCCTTGAATCGCATCCACTGGAGGCCTCTGCCGCTTGCCGGATTGATTGTGGCGGCACCCTTGACATCAAGACCTTTTACTATCCACTGAGTCACCTTTCTCCCTGCACTTTCAATGTGGGGTTAGGAATGAAGACCCGGGTACGACTCCTTCCTTACGAATCCGGCCTTGTGAAGGTCTCTTCAAAGGGTTTTCAAACCGAGGTGCACGAGGCCGACAGGGCCCCGTTTAATTCTCCTTTGGGTCTGATCTTTGCCGCGGCAGCCTATTTCAGGGTGGCAGGGATTCATATCCAGATCACATCCCAATCCCCGCCGCGAAGCGCACTGGGGGGTTCTTCCTCGGCGGTTGTAGCCTTGATAGCCGCGCTCTCTATGGCCTTGGATAATCGAGTGAGCCAGAGAAAAACCGTGCTTCTGGCCCATGCCATTGAGGAGGCGGTCGCGGGCGTGCCTTGCGGGATTCAGGACCAGCTTGCCGCAGCATACGGAGGCATCCATGCTTGGTATTGGCCGTCCGAGCCCTCCGAGCCCCCCTTTAAAGGGGTTGAGGTGTTGACCAAACGGGACTACAAGGCGTTTGAAAGCCGCCTTCTGATAGCCTATTCCGGTGTGCCTCACGAGTCCTGCAGTGTCAACAGCAAGTGGCTCCAGCAGTTTGTGCAGGGCGAGGAAAGGCACCTTTGGGCCGAGATTGTCAGCGCCACAAAGGCATTTATCAAGGCCTTGGGCGTGAAGGATTGGGCATCTGCTGTGAACGCCGTGAACAAGGAAGTCGAGATCAGGAGAAAAATGACCCCTGAGGTTTTCGACGAACTGGGGAAAACGCTGCTAAGTAGCGCCCTGTCCCATGGTTGCGGGGCAAGATTCACGGGCGCAGGAGGAGGAGGATGCATCTGGGCCTTGGGTGAGGCAGAAAATATTGAGAAGTTACGTTCAGCGTGGACTGACATATTGTCCCAGAGGGAAACCGCCAGGCTCCTGGAGGCAAGGGTTGATCCAAAGGGACTTGAGGTGACTTAGGTCTCGCACAAGAATAAGTTCGCATTTTCAGGAATCGAGGCGCACGCATGGCAAGGCGCGAGGAGGGCGAATAGCACAAGCTATTTAACCGACGAGCAAGGCTGCCAGACGGGATGGGTAGGCGCATCAAAACGTGAAGTTATTTTTGCGCGAGCCCTAAGTATTGACGGCGCTTATAATCATGGGGTATAGTAAATAAATTTTGCCAATCAGTTGTACACAGGAGGTCCATTATGTTTGGATTAGGCGTACCGGAAATCCTTATCATTGCACTGATCATCCTGCTTATCTTTGGGGCAAAGCGGCTTCCGAGCATCGGCAGCGGCCTTGGCCAGACAGTGAAGGAGATTAAAAATATCAAAAAGGAGATGAAGGACGACAAGGAATCAGTAAAGAAAAAACAGATCGAGGGAAATGAAGACTCGGCATCAGAAGGCAAATCTCTTGAAGGCAAGATAGTCGACTCACTTCAAAAGAAGGTCACTGACAAAGTTGTTGGACACGTTCCCGTCATAAGGCAGGCCAGGCAACTCAAAGACAAAGCCGACAAAATAAAAAAGCTGGTCAGTTGAGAAAAAAATCATCCGCAACGCCTTTTTCTGCATTCGATTGCAGGGATTACGGCCGAGGATGCCTCTGAGTGTTCCGGATATCCCCCTGCCCGTCAATGGCCAGTCGAATCCCTTTAACACCTGCCGCCTCCGCGATGCCGCCAGACCTAAATCACACCCTTATCGGGCCTCTGACCGCACAGGAAATCAACTAAACCCTAACGTTGC
This genomic interval carries:
- a CDS encoding galactokinase; protein product: MAVKDLKKLLESHPLEASAACRIDCGGTLDIKTFYYPLSHLSPCTFNVGLGMKTRVRLLPYESGLVKVSSKGFQTEVHEADRAPFNSPLGLIFAAAAYFRVAGIHIQITSQSPPRSALGGSSSAVVALIAALSMALDNRVSQRKTVLLAHAIEEAVAGVPCGIQDQLAAAYGGIHAWYWPSEPSEPPFKGVEVLTKRDYKAFESRLLIAYSGVPHESCSVNSKWLQQFVQGEERHLWAEIVSATKAFIKALGVKDWASAVNAVNKEVEIRRKMTPEVFDELGKTLLSSALSHGCGARFTGAGGGGCIWALGEAENIEKLRSAWTDILSQRETARLLEARVDPKGLEVT
- the tatA gene encoding twin-arginine translocase TatA/TatE family subunit: MFGLGVPEILIIALIILLIFGAKRLPSIGSGLGQTVKEIKNIKKEMKDDKESVKKKQIEGNEDSASEGKSLEGKIVDSLQKKVTDKVVGHVPVIRQARQLKDKADKIKKLVS